One stretch of Aquimarina sp. Aq107 DNA includes these proteins:
- a CDS encoding COR domain-containing protein, producing MLDLAQRIIKQAKNQYSTSLDLRNCNLTKIPDEILEVKDLSILNLRGNSISDLSFLEKIDSLKELDIRGNVVDNISSLRNLSNLEVLDIGYNSVSDFSPLANLINLKKIWLENNNISNIFFLEKLANLEHINLQNNCINDLSYLTNLSGLKSIDIQNNNISDFSFLKKINSLEILNLGYNQISDISFLKNLSSITFLNLRNNKITNGFFLENLTKLENLDLVGNNIKDLSFLTNLKSLEKLDIQNNQISNIPNLEQLTKIRFLDISANRIKNLSFLKESISLEVLLLSNNKISDLSVLDSLINLKFLDIKRNKVSDISPLKKLYSLELLDLKFNNISEINSLKGLSNLRYLDLVGNSVTSIQPLISIIKKGVPVKWKQHYLQDSIYLMDNPLSSPPPEIVQKGNKAIINFFDEINSQGGEFIYEAKMLIVGKGGVGKTSLVSKLLDRDSPLPKEEGTTKGIDIRSYGFVNNKGINFTVNIWDFGGQEIYHATHQFFLTKRSIYILVDDTKDDDRTVNDASFKYWLQTIELFGGNSPLLIFQNEKGGRSKDIDFKSMKSQFDFIKERYSSDLLNPGKSLDDLEEGLKYQMQTLPHIGSVLPKNWILVRNELLNLAKGKPYISCDLFLNLCKKYSIVDREKASELSQYLHDLGSILHFNEDPLLRKTIILQNEWATAAVYRVLDDEEVKKNNGRFTLNKASKIWKESIYREMHPELLALMLNFELCYELVDKKGYYLIPQLLPESKPDSILWSSANNLQLRYRYRFMPKGLISRFIVRSHIYLKNEDNSWKNGVILQKDDAIGLIEEKFAQNLIIVRVSGVNKKELISIISSEIDKLNSSYDGINVEKLVPCNCKACVDSDEPHFYNYNNIIDHIKYGKYLIGCLKPPFETVHVNGLLDNYEYDNTNSLSDQSKETKNFNFGSGSINTIYYNDKKGLNNIEGAEQIRESLIKNERKSTKWFELWWMSRLALGLLGGVFGAILLSFFFELEPFISFIICFILITSVLLLKGNPERRFFRAARFSLGLAISLLVLKLSYSFQLEKTLKDGQVKVAFEWASQYDWIISIVLILLSAFLYLLDWRKDRNDKN from the coding sequence ATGCTAGATCTCGCACAAAGAATTATAAAACAAGCTAAAAATCAATATAGTACTTCACTTGATTTAAGAAATTGTAATCTTACCAAAATACCAGATGAAATACTTGAAGTAAAAGATTTGAGCATTCTTAATTTACGTGGAAATAGTATTTCTGACTTATCTTTTTTGGAAAAAATTGATAGCTTAAAAGAACTTGATATAAGAGGTAATGTTGTAGATAATATTTCTTCCCTAAGAAATCTAAGCAATTTAGAAGTTTTAGATATAGGTTATAATAGTGTTTCTGATTTTTCACCTTTAGCTAATTTAATAAACCTTAAAAAGATTTGGTTAGAAAATAATAATATTTCAAACATATTTTTTTTAGAGAAGTTGGCTAATCTAGAACATATTAATCTACAAAATAATTGTATTAATGATCTTTCTTATTTAACAAACCTTAGTGGTTTAAAGTCTATCGATATTCAGAATAATAATATCTCGGACTTTTCCTTTTTGAAAAAAATAAATTCTCTAGAAATACTGAATCTAGGTTACAATCAAATCTCAGATATTTCATTTTTAAAGAATCTCTCTAGTATAACTTTTCTTAATTTAAGAAATAATAAAATCACTAATGGATTTTTTTTGGAAAACTTGACAAAACTGGAAAATCTTGATCTTGTAGGGAATAATATTAAAGATTTATCTTTTTTGACCAATTTAAAAAGTCTCGAAAAGCTTGATATCCAAAATAATCAAATTTCAAACATCCCTAATCTAGAGCAATTAACAAAAATTCGTTTTTTGGATATTAGTGCTAACAGAATTAAAAATCTCTCTTTTCTCAAAGAATCTATTAGTTTGGAAGTTTTACTCTTAAGCAATAATAAGATTTCGGATTTATCAGTTTTAGATTCCTTGATAAATTTAAAATTTTTAGATATAAAAAGAAATAAGGTTTCGGATATTAGTCCTCTGAAAAAATTATATAGTTTAGAGTTACTTGATTTGAAATTTAACAATATTTCAGAAATTAATTCTTTAAAAGGTTTATCAAATTTAAGATATTTGGATCTTGTTGGTAATAGTGTTACTAGTATTCAACCCTTAATTTCAATTATCAAAAAAGGTGTCCCAGTTAAATGGAAACAGCATTATTTGCAAGATAGCATTTATTTGATGGATAACCCCTTATCCTCACCTCCGCCGGAAATTGTTCAAAAGGGAAATAAAGCTATTATAAATTTTTTCGATGAAATAAATTCTCAAGGAGGAGAGTTTATTTATGAAGCTAAGATGTTAATTGTTGGTAAAGGAGGAGTTGGCAAAACTAGCCTAGTTTCAAAACTATTAGATAGAGATTCCCCTTTGCCAAAGGAAGAAGGAACCACTAAAGGTATTGATATTAGATCATACGGCTTTGTTAATAACAAAGGAATTAATTTTACTGTTAATATTTGGGATTTTGGAGGTCAGGAAATTTATCATGCTACACATCAGTTTTTTTTAACTAAAAGGTCGATTTATATTCTTGTTGATGATACTAAAGATGATGATAGAACGGTTAATGATGCAAGTTTCAAATATTGGCTTCAAACAATTGAGTTATTTGGTGGCAATAGTCCACTTCTGATTTTTCAGAATGAAAAAGGAGGTAGAAGTAAGGATATTGATTTTAAAAGCATGAAATCTCAATTCGATTTCATAAAGGAGCGTTATTCATCGGACTTACTTAATCCTGGTAAAAGCCTGGATGATTTAGAAGAAGGGCTCAAATATCAAATGCAGACTTTGCCTCATATAGGATCAGTTTTACCTAAAAACTGGATTCTGGTTAGAAATGAGTTATTAAATTTAGCTAAAGGGAAGCCTTATATTTCTTGTGATTTATTTCTAAATTTATGTAAAAAATATTCTATAGTAGATAGAGAAAAAGCTTCAGAACTCAGTCAATATTTACATGATTTAGGTTCAATCTTACATTTTAATGAAGATCCTCTTTTACGAAAAACAATTATTTTACAAAATGAATGGGCTACTGCTGCTGTTTATAGAGTTCTGGATGATGAAGAGGTTAAAAAGAACAATGGTCGTTTTACATTAAATAAGGCATCTAAAATTTGGAAAGAATCAATTTATAGGGAAATGCATCCAGAATTATTGGCATTGATGCTAAATTTTGAATTATGCTACGAACTAGTTGATAAAAAAGGATATTATTTAATACCTCAGTTATTGCCAGAAAGTAAACCAGATAGTATTTTATGGAGCTCGGCTAATAATTTACAACTTAGATATAGATATAGATTTATGCCCAAGGGTTTAATTAGCCGTTTTATTGTACGCTCTCATATTTATTTAAAAAATGAAGATAATAGCTGGAAGAATGGAGTCATTCTTCAAAAAGATGATGCAATTGGTCTAATCGAAGAGAAATTTGCTCAAAATTTAATAATTGTCAGAGTAAGTGGGGTAAATAAAAAAGAACTTATTAGTATTATTTCCTCTGAAATCGATAAATTAAATTCGTCTTATGATGGTATAAATGTAGAAAAACTAGTTCCCTGTAATTGTAAAGCTTGTGTTGATTCTGATGAACCACACTTTTATAATTATAATAATATTATAGATCATATCAAGTATGGGAAATATTTAATAGGATGTTTAAAGCCACCATTTGAAACAGTTCATGTGAATGGATTGTTAGATAATTATGAGTATGATAATACCAACTCCTTATCAGATCAATCCAAAGAAACTAAAAATTTTAATTTTGGTTCAGGAAGTATCAATACTATTTACTATAATGATAAAAAAGGGTTGAATAATATTGAAGGAGCTGAACAAATAAGGGAATCATTAATAAAAAATGAAAGAAAGAGCACTAAATGGTTTGAGTTGTGGTGGATGTCACGTTTAGCATTAGGCTTGTTAGGAGGAGTTTTTGGGGCCATATTATTATCTTTTTTTTTCGAATTGGAACCTTTTATTTCGTTTATTATTTGTTTTATTTTGATAACTTCTGTCTTATTATTGAAAGGGAATCCCGAAAGAAGGTTTTTTAGAGCAGCACGGTTTTCGCTTGGATTAGCTATTTCTTTATTGGTTCTTAAGTTGAGTTATTCTTTTCAACTAGAAAAAACACTTAAAGATGGTCAGGTAAAAGTTGCTTTTGAGTGGGCGTCACAATATGATTGGATTATTTCAATAGTTTTAATATTACTTTCAGCATTTTTATATCTCCTAGATTGGAGGAAAGATAGAAATGATAAGAATTAG
- a CDS encoding DUF4846 domain-containing protein has product MKRIGLVLVIIVLILIIRTTSKGKHLTNHVKGVVKNIVSVPDYIDEEGDSISTRVKLPEGYKRKVYPDGSFQEYLRNYQLKKHGSPIINYDNTRYFAQNWHDAILEIPVPANGLQQCADALMRMRAEYLWDANRQDEIGFNFTSGHYCSWKKYAAGFRPKIKGNKVIFHKTATPNSSKSNFYKYLNLVYTYAGTLSLYTELPKVKIKDLTIGDMLVNPGTPGHIEIIVDEIVNDQGQKLFLLAQGNTPAQNVCLLKNFEDTDISPWYRFEENTTIYTPSYYFEKGVFIRFK; this is encoded by the coding sequence ATGAAAAGAATTGGTTTAGTTTTGGTAATAATCGTTTTAATACTCATTATTAGAACAACTTCAAAAGGGAAACATCTTACTAACCATGTTAAAGGAGTTGTTAAAAATATAGTTTCAGTTCCTGATTATATTGATGAAGAAGGTGATTCGATTTCTACAAGAGTTAAGCTTCCAGAGGGATATAAAAGAAAAGTATATCCTGATGGTTCTTTTCAGGAATATCTTCGTAATTATCAATTAAAAAAGCATGGGTCACCCATTATTAATTATGATAACACTAGATATTTTGCACAGAATTGGCATGATGCCATTTTAGAAATTCCTGTTCCTGCTAATGGATTACAACAATGTGCGGATGCTTTAATGAGAATGAGAGCGGAGTACCTGTGGGATGCGAATAGACAAGATGAGATAGGATTCAATTTTACTTCAGGGCATTATTGTTCTTGGAAAAAATACGCAGCAGGCTTTCGTCCTAAAATTAAAGGCAATAAAGTAATTTTTCATAAAACAGCTACCCCGAATTCTTCCAAATCAAATTTTTATAAATATTTGAATCTTGTTTATACGTATGCAGGAACTTTGTCTTTATATACAGAATTACCAAAAGTGAAGATAAAGGATTTGACTATTGGTGATATGCTAGTAAACCCAGGAACTCCTGGTCATATAGAAATAATAGTAGATGAAATAGTAAATGATCAAGGGCAGAAACTATTTTTGTTAGCACAAGGAAACACACCAGCACAGAATGTATGCTTGCTTAAGAATTTTGAAGATACTGATATTTCTCCTTGGTATCGATTTGAAGAAAATACTACTATTTATACCCCAAGTTATTATTTTGAAAAAGGTGTATTTATAAGGTTTAAATAA
- a CDS encoding VIT domain-containing protein, whose amino-acid sequence MKKSLILFTFLVSLTKLLSQEAPVIQLKDSTELRLSVLKVDVKIVGNFATTTYDMKFYNELDRTLEGELVFPLGQGQSVSGFTMDVNDKMREAVIVEKELARVAYESTVRQNIDPGLLEKTQGNNYKARIYPILPKKYKNIVITYEQELYSKNNSKLYELPLSFTDTLDEFLIDIAVYGDEKPQTNNDDIVFHQEGNKYKALISKKNYIASSSIIIDIPKNVGSRQVITYDDFFYINQQLKPNSRLKEKPNSITILWDSSFSNNHRKIKKELELLDLYFNYLQNVKVEFISFSNSMHNTKEFGIANGNWSILKEQIEGLAYDGGTSLGFLDNMKIRSEEVLFFTDGLINLGGFTKKINRSIYTVNSSVSGDHEFMNEIATTSGGNYINLTRFSAKNALEILKHETYQFLGITKNGMVEEVYPNQNINVLSDFSLTGKFKENTTVKLLFGYGNKVTEEFKIFISPETEDKTIRRLWAKQKLTFLNKNKKENRGKIISLAKQYKLVTEYTSMLILDRIEDYVKYRIEPPQELKADYKEWIVNIEEEELYKKGKIEERRADLFEDYEDLWTWYITQFPKKVQKPKNQINNRNTSNNQSTQQDTSIDTSREPTTDETSVSIETSRNRIDVTKRIVSGVITDDKGLPLPGVNVWVEETNNGTQTDFDGNFRINAEVTQELNISYVGFASKKIATTNSSNLQIKLEEDASQLEEVVVIGYGAQKRKSMTASVVTVTNQSFSEAVAGVQVDNSQPGTNSSVVVRGVSSITSNSKPLYIVDGVPVQGNPTNELLPNQIESMQVLKEAAGEALYGSAGNNGIIVITTKEGKKNNLEKIEQLNQKISEKIELKSWNPEAPYLAKLAKEETVDLAYAKYLEIRSQYANTPSFYLDVADFFDEREAPEIAIKILTNLIEKDLDNHELMRALAYKLEYFEQNELAVFVYEKILELRPEEPQSYRDLALVYESIGEFQKSFDLLYKIHNGDLLEKDEDERFLGIEQLAYVELNRLVYKYKKKLKLPKSVEKVFKEIPVDVRVVIDWNHNDTDIDLWVIDPNEEKGYYSNKETEIGGRLSEDMTEGYGPEEYMLKKAIKGNYKVMIDYYADNVQKISGPTILKVTMFTNYGKKNESKKVSIVRLGKQEAEIEIGSLKF is encoded by the coding sequence ATGAAAAAATCATTAATACTATTTACGTTTCTTGTTTCTTTAACAAAATTACTAAGTCAGGAAGCTCCTGTTATTCAATTAAAAGATTCTACTGAGTTGAGACTTTCTGTTTTAAAGGTAGATGTAAAAATTGTTGGAAATTTTGCTACTACTACATACGATATGAAATTCTATAACGAATTGGATAGGACGTTGGAGGGTGAATTGGTATTTCCTTTGGGGCAGGGACAATCAGTATCTGGATTTACTATGGATGTCAATGATAAAATGAGAGAAGCGGTTATTGTAGAAAAAGAATTGGCACGAGTTGCTTATGAAAGTACTGTAAGACAAAATATCGATCCTGGTCTTTTGGAAAAGACACAAGGAAATAATTATAAAGCTAGAATTTATCCGATTTTACCAAAAAAGTATAAGAATATTGTGATTACTTATGAACAAGAATTGTACAGCAAGAATAATTCTAAGCTTTACGAATTGCCTCTTAGTTTCACAGATACTCTTGATGAATTTTTGATTGATATAGCTGTTTATGGAGATGAAAAGCCGCAGACAAATAATGATGATATAGTTTTTCATCAGGAGGGTAATAAATACAAGGCATTAATAAGTAAAAAGAACTATATAGCTTCTTCTTCAATTATTATTGATATTCCTAAAAATGTAGGTTCAAGACAAGTAATTACTTATGATGATTTTTTCTATATTAATCAACAGTTAAAGCCCAATTCCAGATTAAAGGAAAAACCAAACAGTATTACAATTTTATGGGACTCTTCATTTTCTAATAATCATAGGAAAATTAAAAAAGAACTAGAACTGTTGGATTTGTATTTTAATTATTTACAAAATGTAAAAGTGGAATTTATATCTTTTAGTAACTCAATGCATAACACTAAAGAGTTCGGGATTGCTAATGGAAATTGGTCTATTTTAAAAGAGCAGATAGAAGGACTAGCATATGATGGAGGTACTTCTTTGGGTTTCTTAGATAATATGAAAATAAGATCTGAAGAAGTTTTGTTTTTTACCGATGGGTTAATCAATCTAGGCGGTTTTACAAAGAAGATTAATAGAAGTATTTATACTGTAAATTCTTCTGTTTCTGGGGATCACGAATTTATGAATGAAATTGCAACAACTTCAGGAGGTAATTATATAAACCTTACTAGATTTTCTGCTAAGAATGCTTTGGAAATTTTAAAACATGAAACCTATCAGTTTTTAGGAATAACCAAGAATGGTATGGTAGAAGAGGTATATCCGAATCAAAATATAAATGTGCTATCTGATTTTTCTTTAACCGGAAAGTTTAAAGAAAATACTACAGTCAAATTACTTTTTGGATATGGGAATAAAGTAACAGAAGAATTTAAAATTTTCATATCTCCTGAAACAGAAGATAAGACCATAAGAAGACTATGGGCAAAACAAAAACTCACATTTTTAAATAAAAATAAAAAAGAGAATAGGGGAAAAATTATCTCTTTAGCAAAACAATATAAATTAGTCACAGAATACACTTCTATGTTAATTTTAGATAGAATAGAAGATTATGTTAAATACCGTATAGAACCTCCACAAGAGTTAAAAGCTGACTATAAAGAATGGATTGTGAATATTGAGGAAGAAGAATTATATAAAAAGGGAAAAATTGAAGAGAGACGAGCAGATTTGTTTGAAGATTATGAAGATTTATGGACGTGGTACATAACACAATTTCCGAAGAAAGTACAAAAGCCCAAAAATCAAATTAATAATAGAAATACAAGTAATAATCAAAGTACACAACAAGACACTAGTATTGATACCTCCCGAGAACCGACAACTGATGAGACAAGCGTATCAATAGAAACGAGTAGAAATAGAATTGACGTAACAAAAAGAATTGTATCTGGTGTGATTACTGACGACAAGGGTTTGCCATTGCCAGGAGTAAATGTATGGGTAGAAGAAACTAATAATGGTACTCAAACAGATTTTGATGGAAATTTCAGAATTAATGCTGAAGTCACACAAGAATTAAATATATCATATGTTGGATTTGCTTCTAAAAAAATTGCTACTACCAATTCGAGTAACCTACAAATTAAGTTAGAGGAAGATGCATCGCAGTTAGAAGAAGTAGTGGTGATTGGTTATGGCGCTCAGAAACGAAAATCGATGACAGCATCAGTCGTTACTGTTACAAATCAATCATTTTCTGAAGCTGTTGCTGGAGTTCAGGTGGATAATTCGCAACCAGGAACAAATTCATCTGTAGTAGTTAGAGGTGTATCCTCAATTACTTCAAATTCTAAACCTCTTTATATAGTTGATGGTGTACCTGTTCAGGGAAACCCAACGAATGAATTACTGCCTAATCAAATAGAATCTATGCAGGTTTTAAAAGAAGCAGCAGGAGAAGCATTGTATGGTTCTGCGGGGAATAATGGTATTATTGTTATTACTACAAAAGAAGGGAAGAAAAATAACTTAGAAAAAATTGAACAGTTAAATCAAAAAATTTCAGAAAAAATAGAATTAAAGTCTTGGAATCCTGAAGCTCCTTATCTAGCGAAGTTAGCAAAAGAAGAGACTGTTGATTTAGCATATGCTAAATATTTAGAGATTAGAAGTCAATATGCCAATACTCCTTCATTTTACCTTGATGTAGCCGACTTTTTTGATGAAAGAGAAGCTCCTGAGATAGCAATCAAGATATTAACTAATCTGATTGAAAAAGACTTGGATAATCATGAATTAATGAGAGCATTGGCTTATAAATTAGAATATTTTGAACAAAATGAACTGGCTGTCTTTGTATATGAGAAAATATTAGAATTGAGACCAGAAGAGCCGCAATCCTATAGAGACCTAGCTTTGGTTTATGAAAGTATCGGTGAGTTTCAAAAGAGTTTTGATCTCTTATATAAAATTCATAATGGGGATTTGTTAGAAAAAGATGAAGATGAACGTTTTTTGGGAATTGAACAATTGGCTTATGTAGAACTCAATAGATTGGTATATAAGTATAAAAAGAAACTTAAACTACCAAAATCGGTAGAAAAGGTGTTTAAAGAAATTCCGGTAGATGTAAGAGTAGTAATTGATTGGAATCATAATGATACAGATATTGATTTATGGGTTATAGATCCAAATGAAGAAAAGGGGTATTATAGCAATAAAGAAACAGAAATAGGAGGTAGATTATCCGAAGATATGACTGAAGGGTACGGTCCAGAAGAATATATGCTTAAAAAAGCTATAAAAGGGAACTATAAAGTAATGATTGATTATTATGCCGATAATGTGCAAAAAATATCCGGTCCAACGATTTTAAAAGTAACTATGTTTACGAATTATGGAAAGAAAAACGAATCAAAAAAAGTAAGTATTGTAAGGTTGGGTAAACAAGAGGCAGAAATTGAGATTGGAAGTTTAAAATTTTAA
- a CDS encoding ATP-binding protein, translated as MRNLLSNTQNDSIRFELTQKLAFDFLFTQLDSSMVYAIQLNELANKNNSISFKGRSLEVLGRVNAYQNHYDKAKQILNEALELAEKHDLDKSIIYSSLGITYQREGLYEKSIEYFFVGLKLDEKESNNDGIITKSVNIANTYSKLGDNLKSIEYKKNVIHLIENTKNKKIRHQIGVFWNNMAVDYAQLNKLDSCIYYLKKSLHANSLADNKAEISRSYHNIGIIFREKNQLDSALHYTKKGLQINEILKDTLELVLSNRAVGTIYSKLNDYTNSLSYLDKANELGIQINNPSLISDNNLAFSKLYEQFGDHKKSLEAYKKYISYKDSIFKINSQKNIDELKVSYETEKKERAIAEQQIQIQNQELDIIKKQRQVTLWVIIGGILALLLGITFWFNKERQKRKQQQIENLQKQQEIIKLEALVSGEEKERVRLAQDLHDGINGDLSVIKFKINSLDKKTFSETETGVHNQAISMLDNAIDQVRRISHNLAPPSLHNFSLLEAIRQYCNKVQQTNSFTVDFQNFGNLFSFDSEKETAIYRIIQELLNNISKHAKASEVLVQLNSTEEVLEITVEDDGQGFDTQNVKNGIGLQNIASRVSFLKGNLHINSGNDGSAFIITIPYLTSTKIS; from the coding sequence TTGAGAAACCTACTTAGTAATACACAAAACGATTCAATTCGTTTCGAACTTACACAAAAATTAGCTTTTGATTTTTTATTTACGCAATTAGATTCTTCGATGGTGTATGCTATACAACTGAATGAATTAGCTAATAAGAATAATTCAATATCATTTAAAGGAAGATCATTAGAAGTACTAGGACGTGTTAATGCGTATCAAAACCACTACGACAAAGCAAAGCAAATACTAAACGAGGCCTTAGAACTTGCTGAAAAACATGACCTAGATAAATCCATCATATATAGCTCATTAGGAATAACATACCAACGAGAAGGACTTTATGAAAAATCAATAGAATATTTTTTTGTAGGGCTTAAATTAGACGAAAAAGAATCCAACAACGATGGAATAATCACAAAAAGTGTAAATATCGCCAATACCTATTCTAAACTTGGTGATAATCTAAAAAGTATAGAATATAAAAAAAATGTAATCCACTTAATTGAAAATACTAAAAACAAAAAAATTAGACATCAAATAGGTGTATTTTGGAATAACATGGCCGTGGATTATGCCCAACTGAATAAATTAGATTCTTGTATTTATTATTTAAAAAAATCTTTACACGCTAATAGCCTAGCAGATAATAAGGCAGAAATTTCTAGATCTTATCATAATATCGGAATAATTTTTAGAGAAAAGAATCAATTGGATAGTGCTCTCCATTACACAAAAAAAGGGTTGCAAATAAACGAAATACTTAAAGATACACTAGAACTGGTTTTATCTAACAGAGCAGTAGGTACGATCTATTCAAAATTAAATGATTATACAAATTCTCTAAGCTATTTAGATAAAGCCAATGAACTTGGGATCCAGATTAATAACCCTTCTCTCATATCTGATAACAATCTTGCTTTTAGTAAATTATACGAACAATTTGGCGATCATAAAAAATCTCTAGAAGCGTATAAAAAATATATCAGTTATAAGGATAGTATCTTTAAGATCAATAGCCAAAAGAATATTGACGAACTAAAGGTCAGTTATGAAACGGAAAAAAAGGAAAGGGCAATTGCCGAGCAGCAAATTCAGATTCAAAATCAGGAATTAGATATCATCAAAAAACAACGCCAAGTTACACTATGGGTAATCATAGGTGGTATTTTAGCATTATTACTAGGAATAACCTTTTGGTTTAATAAAGAACGTCAAAAAAGAAAACAACAACAAATTGAAAACCTTCAGAAACAACAAGAAATTATTAAATTAGAAGCCCTAGTATCAGGAGAAGAAAAAGAACGAGTACGGTTAGCTCAAGACTTACATGATGGAATTAATGGTGACCTATCTGTCATAAAATTTAAAATAAACTCTCTTGACAAAAAAACATTCTCAGAAACCGAAACCGGTGTGCATAATCAAGCTATAAGTATGCTAGACAATGCTATTGATCAGGTGCGTAGAATTTCTCACAATCTAGCACCTCCATCGTTGCATAATTTCAGCCTACTAGAAGCTATTAGGCAATATTGTAACAAAGTACAACAAACAAATTCTTTTACAGTAGATTTTCAGAATTTTGGAAACTTATTTTCTTTTGATAGTGAGAAAGAAACAGCTATTTACAGGATCATTCAAGAATTATTAAATAATATATCAAAACACGCCAAAGCTTCTGAGGTCTTAGTGCAATTAAATAGCACCGAAGAGGTCCTAGAAATAACTGTAGAAGATGACGGCCAAGGATTTGATACTCAAAACGTCAAAAATGGAATTGGCTTGCAAAATATTGCGTCGCGAGTTTCTTTCTTAAAAGGTAATCTACATATAAACTCAGGAAATGATGGCAGTGCTTTTATCATTACTATTCCTTACTTAACTAGTACGAAAATCTCATGA
- a CDS encoding response regulator transcription factor, with protein MIKICILDDHQMIIEGLESMLRTETDIDVINSFTHKENCYDFLKKEIPDVLLLDINLKNANGIEICGELSKIYSSLKIIGVSNYTEPGFIKNMLRSGAKGYLLKNTTQEELVNAIKVVMNDQTFLPRSVETILLNDSIGSPQPKKSVPKLTRREKEILQLISDEMTNSEIAEKLIVSIKTVESHRNNLLQKFGVKNAAGLIKNAMNMGFIS; from the coding sequence ATGATTAAAATATGCATTTTAGACGATCATCAAATGATCATAGAAGGATTAGAATCCATGTTAAGAACTGAAACTGATATTGATGTAATTAATAGTTTTACTCATAAAGAAAACTGCTATGATTTTTTAAAAAAAGAAATTCCCGATGTGTTACTTTTAGATATTAATCTTAAGAATGCCAATGGAATAGAAATATGCGGTGAATTATCAAAAATATATTCTTCTCTAAAAATTATTGGTGTTAGTAATTATACAGAACCTGGTTTTATCAAAAACATGCTGCGTAGTGGGGCAAAAGGATATCTTCTAAAAAACACTACACAAGAAGAATTAGTAAATGCAATTAAAGTCGTTATGAATGATCAAACATTCCTACCTCGTTCTGTGGAAACTATTTTATTAAATGACAGTATCGGCTCTCCGCAACCCAAAAAAAGTGTTCCTAAACTAACTCGACGCGAAAAAGAAATATTACAGCTCATTAGTGATGAGATGACAAATTCCGAAATTGCAGAAAAGTTAATAGTTAGCATTAAAACAGTAGAAAGTCATCGTAACAATTTATTACAAAAATTCGGTGTTAAAAATGCCGCTGGACTTATAAAAAATGCTATGAATATGGGTTTTATATCTTAG